Proteins from one Caldalkalibacillus salinus genomic window:
- a CDS encoding phage holin family protein — MKWLISILVNWATLMIVAGFFAGFTIESASVAFLAALLFSVVNTFIKPILIFLTFPITVVTLGLFMLVINAAMLLLTATLIEGFTITSFWTAFWAGIIIGILNWVIQRVIVNRIT; from the coding sequence ATGAAGTGGTTGATTAGCATTCTGGTAAACTGGGCGACCTTAATGATTGTGGCTGGCTTTTTTGCAGGCTTTACCATTGAAAGTGCTAGCGTTGCATTCTTGGCAGCCCTACTTTTCTCAGTTGTGAATACGTTTATTAAACCCATATTGATTTTTCTCACATTCCCCATTACCGTCGTCACGCTTGGCTTATTTATGCTCGTCATTAACGCAGCTATGCTCCTGCTAACGGCAACCCTTATTGAAGGTTTTACCATTACTTCTTTTTGGACGGCGTTCTGGGCAGGCATCATTATCGGCATATTGAATTGGGTGATACAACGGGTGATTGTCAACCGCATCACGTAA
- a CDS encoding DUF4097 family beta strand repeat-containing protein → MEERRIILKMLEEGKISAEEANKLLDALDKSHQTQHTSETFRQEDGDDTEKQAYREQFQRMKADLHETTDKLIGGANKGATKLLDLVGKAVDKLQTMDVDLDLDFQWSGGMKVTEAIRIPQFSYTDVSLLASNGSIKVKSWDRDEGQINVIGVISKADDEQEARDIMKSLIHSSTDQGKYRFEVEDKKHVKISLEVTLPRRAYERINLSTNNGSIQISQHEVNLLDVDTSNGSIRLQDLTTGKISGNTSNGRVQCLQVDAEESTWKTSNGSVQLQGNLAWILCDTTNGNIRIEEHLLKGSHIKATTTNGTIRVVYPPAVYGVHGQCQTKVGHIHVQIPHTVKTEGPQTTNHKQYLLAQGEEKAHDVDLLSKTGSIFIQEREDV, encoded by the coding sequence ATGGAAGAAAGACGCATCATTTTAAAAATGTTAGAAGAGGGTAAAATAAGCGCAGAGGAAGCAAATAAGCTATTGGATGCCCTTGACAAAAGTCATCAAACGCAGCATACAAGTGAGACGTTTAGACAGGAAGATGGAGATGACACAGAAAAGCAAGCCTACCGGGAACAGTTTCAACGTATGAAGGCGGATTTACATGAGACAACGGATAAGCTGATTGGGGGAGCGAACAAGGGTGCCACCAAGCTCCTAGATCTCGTGGGAAAAGCCGTTGATAAACTCCAAACCATGGACGTTGATCTCGACTTAGATTTTCAATGGAGTGGCGGAATGAAAGTAACGGAAGCCATCCGTATTCCGCAATTTTCATACACGGATGTGTCATTGCTCGCATCGAATGGCAGTATTAAGGTTAAGTCCTGGGATAGAGATGAAGGTCAAATCAACGTTATCGGTGTTATATCCAAAGCGGACGACGAACAAGAAGCTCGGGACATTATGAAGTCTTTGATCCATAGCTCAACTGATCAGGGAAAGTATAGATTTGAAGTAGAGGACAAGAAACATGTGAAGATCTCACTTGAGGTGACATTGCCTCGACGTGCTTATGAACGTATCAATCTCAGTACCAACAACGGGTCTATCCAAATAAGTCAGCATGAGGTAAACCTTTTAGACGTGGACACATCAAATGGTTCCATTCGTTTGCAAGACTTAACGACCGGGAAAATTTCCGGTAATACCTCAAATGGGAGAGTCCAGTGTTTGCAAGTGGATGCGGAAGAAAGTACTTGGAAAACATCCAATGGCAGTGTCCAGTTGCAAGGAAACCTAGCATGGATCTTGTGTGACACCACCAATGGGAACATTCGCATAGAGGAGCACCTTTTGAAGGGCAGTCATATCAAAGCGACAACGACAAATGGCACCATACGGGTTGTTTATCCCCCTGCCGTTTATGGTGTGCATGGCCAGTGCCAGACAAAAGTAGGGCATATACATGTCCAGATTCCGCATACAGTAAAAACAGAAGGACCCCAGACGACGAATCATAAGCAATATTTACTTGCTCAAGGTGAAGAAAAGGCGCATGATGTTGATTTGTTGTCTAAGACCGGCTCAATCTTTATACAGGAAAGAGAGGACGTTTAA
- a CDS encoding DUF2089 domain-containing protein: MKHPIPEQCPVCRHELIVKELHCDHCQTTIQGHFEASTLTSLSQEQLKFVETFIKVRGSIKEMERALNISYPTVRNRLEQVIDALEHRTGRSEGNQADLAQRNGDDKVKASQKDILNALDQGDISSSEALRLLQDI; the protein is encoded by the coding sequence ATGAAGCATCCCATACCAGAACAGTGTCCGGTTTGTCGTCATGAGCTCATTGTGAAGGAATTGCACTGTGATCATTGTCAGACAACGATACAAGGCCATTTTGAAGCCAGTACACTCACCTCACTGAGCCAAGAACAACTTAAATTTGTGGAAACGTTTATCAAAGTAAGAGGGTCGATAAAGGAGATGGAAAGGGCGTTAAACATCTCCTATCCTACAGTGCGAAACAGATTAGAACAAGTGATTGATGCATTAGAACATCGTACAGGAAGAAGTGAAGGCAATCAAGCGGACCTCGCTCAGCGTAACGGTGATGATAAGGTAAAAGCGTCCCAAAAAGACATTTTGAATGCACTAGATCAAGGAGACATTTCATCATCTGAAGCGTTAAGGCTTTTACAAGATATTTAA
- the motA gene encoding flagellar motor stator protein MotA, producing MDRTSIIGVILGFLAIGIGMVLKGVSIGALLNPAALLIIFLGTAASLFIAFPYQEIKKFPTLMKILFTEEKLITEKDLIPLFKDWAGIARKEGLLALEPQVEDIDEPFLKHGMKMVIDGQPPEFIREILEEDLDAMEDRHRAGASIFSQAGTYAPTLGVLGAVIGLVAALGNLDDIDALGPAIAAAFIATLFGIFSGYVLWHPFANKLKRKSQREVRMKQIMIEAILAIQSGVSARVIEDKILTYIPSRERHIESSEGGEAFDV from the coding sequence ATGGACAGAACTTCTATCATCGGGGTCATACTTGGGTTCCTTGCCATCGGCATCGGAATGGTCTTGAAAGGGGTTAGTATCGGGGCCCTCCTCAACCCTGCAGCTTTACTCATTATTTTTCTCGGTACAGCAGCATCATTGTTTATCGCTTTCCCGTACCAAGAAATCAAGAAGTTTCCTACTTTAATGAAAATCCTTTTTACAGAGGAAAAACTCATTACTGAAAAAGATCTTATCCCGTTGTTCAAAGATTGGGCTGGTATTGCGCGTAAAGAAGGCTTATTAGCATTAGAACCACAAGTCGAGGACATAGATGAGCCGTTTCTCAAACACGGCATGAAGATGGTGATTGATGGACAACCTCCTGAATTTATTCGTGAAATACTTGAGGAGGATCTAGATGCGATGGAAGATCGTCACCGCGCCGGTGCGAGTATTTTCTCACAGGCAGGCACCTATGCACCCACTTTAGGGGTGTTAGGAGCTGTTATCGGGCTTGTAGCCGCTTTAGGTAATTTGGACGATATAGATGCACTCGGACCAGCCATTGCTGCAGCTTTTATCGCCACTTTGTTTGGTATCTTCTCCGGGTATGTTTTATGGCATCCTTTCGCCAACAAGTTGAAACGTAAGTCTCAGCGAGAGGTCAGAATGAAGCAAATTATGATCGAAGCCATTCTAGCCATTCAAAGTGGTGTATCTGCTCGCGTCATTGAAGATAAAATTTTAACCTATATCCCTTCTAGAGAACGTCATATCGAGTCTTCTGAAGGAGGAGAAGCGTTCGATGTCTAG
- the motB gene encoding flagellar motor protein MotB: MSRRRGKNQEEHVDESWLIPYADILTLLLALFIVLFAASSVDAQKFEKLAESLKVAFTGGTGVMEHHAPVVPPDDIPVTPDEPEETLDEEQLAEFYASQQDLEDLKQLQEKINDYIQEENLGLSLQTEMTKEGLLLTILDDALFTSGSAEIRPDAVQLAREMSHLLVTEPQRHIQIAGHTDNVPIGDGNQNFRSNWDLSAMRAINFLKILLENEALEPPIFSASGYGEYHPVASNENEEGRAQNRRVEVLILPYSQSQ; encoded by the coding sequence ATGTCTAGAAGACGCGGAAAAAATCAAGAAGAGCATGTCGACGAGTCGTGGCTGATCCCCTACGCCGATATTCTCACTTTATTACTCGCATTATTTATCGTGCTATTTGCGGCAAGCTCTGTTGACGCACAAAAGTTTGAGAAACTAGCGGAGTCTTTAAAGGTCGCTTTTACCGGTGGTACAGGCGTCATGGAACATCACGCCCCAGTCGTCCCTCCGGATGATATTCCCGTTACGCCTGATGAACCGGAGGAGACACTAGACGAAGAACAACTCGCTGAATTTTATGCGAGTCAACAAGACTTAGAGGATTTAAAGCAGCTGCAGGAAAAAATAAATGATTACATACAGGAGGAAAATTTAGGACTAAGCCTACAGACTGAAATGACAAAGGAAGGCTTGTTGCTTACCATTTTGGACGATGCCCTATTCACTTCTGGTAGTGCCGAGATCCGTCCGGACGCTGTCCAGTTAGCAAGGGAAATGTCCCATCTACTTGTGACGGAACCTCAAAGGCATATTCAGATTGCTGGCCACACAGATAATGTGCCCATAGGAGATGGCAATCAAAATTTCCGCTCGAACTGGGACTTAAGTGCCATGCGAGCGATCAACTTTCTCAAGATTCTCCTTGAGAACGAAGCACTAGAACCGCCAATATTTAGTGCTTCCGGGTACGGTGAATACCACCCAGTGGCAAGTAACGAAAATGAAGAAGGCCGGGCTCAAAATAGAAGAGTCGAAGTGCTTATTCTTCCCTATAGTCAGAGTCAATAA
- a CDS encoding FdhF/YdeP family oxidoreductase, translating to MGKTKHTGPIKLNTKPKPSLWASLAPMGLGKIKPHHIRDTLKVAYENKDNLGYAYRILTKGVCDGCALGVAGLQDQTLSGPHLCTTRLNVLRLNTMPAMDPKWLEDVDRLRKMDSTALRQLGRIPYPLSRKPGENKFTRISWDEALDKVANKIKAIDPKQLAFYLTSRGITNEVYYTAAKTARFIGTNNIDNASRICHSPSKTALKRSLGIGASSCNYKDWIGTDVLVFWGSVAANNQPVSTKYMYAAKKAGTKIIMINPYREPSMEKYWIPSITESALFGTKIVDDTYQVNIGGDIAFMNGVMKHWFEMEEENPGSAIDHAFVKEHVNHVEELKAHVKKQDWRQLEKSSGLSKERMLAFAQLLAQSQSGVFVWSMGLTQHRFGTDNVSQVANLSMLRGFIGRKHCGVMPIRGHSGVQGSGEMGADPFVLPGSDFDEDNAERMEKIWKFKIPRWQGDIVGVTLENALLPEDAERKLKVFYTSGGNFLETMPNPDFVEKCLSSVDIRVHQDIIFNTSTLVDAKEEVIVLPAMTRYEQPGGGTSTSTERMVYYSPEIEGPRIEEARAEWEIYVDLAARVKPLYKHLIRFENAQQIRDEIAQANKNYDGIQHLKKQGDVFQWGGAWLCEDGVCPTSDGKGNLISIDLPENRRTEGEFNVTTRRGKQFNSMVYSQKDPFNAADRYDILLNKADAQKLGIEEGEAIIAHNEYGMMQGQAKFADVKKGNVQVHWPEGNCLIPKGVYEHVAGIPEYNTTVKLERAETFNAHKDTKYVEKRVDDLETEVG from the coding sequence ATGGGGAAGACGAAACACACTGGACCAATAAAATTAAACACCAAGCCGAAGCCTTCTTTATGGGCGAGTCTAGCCCCAATGGGGTTAGGAAAAATCAAACCGCATCACATACGGGATACGCTTAAAGTCGCTTATGAGAACAAAGATAACTTAGGTTATGCTTATCGTATTCTCACAAAAGGAGTGTGTGACGGCTGTGCGCTCGGAGTGGCAGGGTTACAGGACCAAACGTTATCCGGACCGCACCTATGTACCACACGGTTAAACGTCTTACGCCTGAACACAATGCCCGCGATGGACCCTAAGTGGCTGGAGGATGTGGATCGCTTACGAAAAATGGACAGTACGGCATTACGTCAACTTGGTCGCATCCCTTATCCTCTATCTCGTAAGCCTGGGGAGAATAAATTCACGAGAATATCCTGGGATGAAGCACTAGATAAAGTAGCGAACAAAATAAAGGCTATAGACCCGAAGCAGCTTGCCTTCTATCTGACCTCACGTGGGATTACCAATGAAGTGTATTATACAGCCGCTAAGACTGCTCGGTTTATCGGTACCAACAATATTGATAACGCTTCACGTATTTGCCATTCGCCCAGTAAAACGGCACTCAAACGCTCTCTCGGTATAGGGGCGTCAAGCTGTAACTATAAAGACTGGATTGGAACGGATGTCCTCGTCTTCTGGGGTTCCGTTGCAGCAAATAATCAGCCTGTTTCCACTAAGTACATGTACGCTGCGAAGAAGGCGGGCACAAAAATCATCATGATCAATCCGTATCGTGAGCCCTCAATGGAAAAGTATTGGATTCCGTCTATCACTGAGAGTGCACTGTTTGGGACCAAAATAGTAGACGACACGTATCAGGTGAACATTGGTGGGGATATCGCCTTTATGAACGGGGTGATGAAGCATTGGTTTGAGATGGAAGAGGAAAACCCCGGCTCCGCTATCGATCACGCTTTCGTTAAAGAGCATGTCAACCATGTCGAGGAACTGAAAGCACACGTCAAAAAACAAGACTGGCGTCAACTTGAAAAATCTTCAGGGCTGTCAAAGGAAAGAATGCTAGCATTCGCTCAGCTTCTGGCTCAATCTCAATCAGGCGTTTTTGTATGGAGTATGGGACTGACTCAGCATCGTTTTGGTACCGATAATGTATCCCAAGTGGCGAACCTATCCATGCTACGTGGTTTTATCGGTCGTAAACATTGTGGCGTGATGCCGATACGGGGACACAGCGGTGTGCAAGGCTCCGGTGAGATGGGGGCAGATCCATTCGTTTTACCGGGGAGCGATTTCGACGAAGACAACGCTGAGAGAATGGAGAAGATTTGGAAGTTCAAAATTCCACGCTGGCAAGGTGACATTGTCGGTGTGACGTTGGAGAACGCTTTGCTCCCTGAAGATGCGGAGCGTAAGTTAAAGGTTTTCTACACCAGTGGTGGCAACTTTTTAGAAACCATGCCCAACCCGGATTTCGTGGAAAAATGCTTAAGTAGTGTGGATATCCGCGTGCATCAGGATATTATTTTCAATACCTCTACGCTCGTAGATGCCAAGGAAGAGGTCATCGTGCTGCCCGCTATGACTCGTTATGAGCAACCAGGGGGTGGGACATCGACCAGTACAGAACGCATGGTTTACTATAGTCCGGAAATAGAAGGCCCTAGAATTGAAGAAGCACGTGCGGAATGGGAGATCTACGTTGATCTTGCTGCCCGTGTGAAACCACTGTATAAACATTTGATAAGGTTTGAAAATGCCCAACAGATTCGTGATGAAATCGCCCAAGCGAATAAAAACTACGACGGCATTCAACACTTGAAAAAGCAAGGTGATGTGTTCCAATGGGGTGGCGCTTGGCTCTGTGAAGATGGTGTGTGCCCAACGTCAGACGGTAAAGGCAACCTCATTTCTATTGACCTTCCAGAAAATCGTCGGACAGAGGGAGAGTTTAACGTCACCACCCGCCGTGGTAAACAGTTTAACTCCATGGTTTATAGTCAAAAAGATCCTTTCAACGCAGCAGACCGATATGACATTTTACTCAACAAAGCAGACGCACAAAAACTGGGTATAGAAGAAGGTGAAGCGATTATCGCCCATAATGAATATGGTATGATGCAGGGGCAAGCAAAGTTTGCCGACGTCAAGAAAGGTAACGTCCAGGTCCATTGGCCTGAAGGGAACTGCCTCATCCCTAAAGGTGTATACGAGCATGTTGCGGGTATACCTGAATACAACACAACGGTCAAATTAGAGCGTGCGGAAACGTTTAACGCTCATAAGGATACGAAATACGTTGAGAAGCGTGTAGATGACTTAGAGACGGAAGTAGGCTAA
- a CDS encoding DUF2294 domain-containing protein — protein sequence MNKYEAEFSNLVRSFRKKHMGKGPRKITTTFCKNWAICEMEGNLSPVEKFIANADDGKQMVRAARTEMVKDMYRQNHPVEMERFLGAQFQDLFLDIDIDRDYGISIFVFDQNLEEKFNTSQLKAHESQ from the coding sequence ATGAATAAATATGAAGCAGAGTTTAGTAATCTCGTGCGATCCTTTCGTAAAAAACATATGGGTAAGGGACCCAGAAAAATTACAACAACGTTTTGTAAAAATTGGGCCATATGTGAGATGGAAGGGAACTTGTCACCTGTCGAGAAATTTATTGCTAACGCAGATGACGGCAAACAAATGGTACGCGCCGCGCGTACAGAAATGGTAAAGGATATGTACCGTCAAAACCACCCTGTGGAGATGGAGCGCTTTTTAGGAGCCCAATTTCAGGACTTATTCCTAGACATAGATATTGACAGAGATTATGGGATTTCTATCTTTGTCTTTGATCAAAATTTAGAAGAAAAGTTTAATACGAGTCAGCTCAAAGCACATGAGTCTCAGTAG